CTTGGGTTCGGCGTACACCGCATCGTCGAAGTCGCGTGCGTCGGCACCGTCGATGGTCACCAGCGGCAGCGCGCGCAGATCCACCCTGCCCTCGCGCTCCTCGGCGGTGACCTGCGGCTCAACCTGCGCGGCATCGCGCGTCACCGCGTCGGGCCAGTCGTGCGGCAGGTCGTGACTGGCGATGGCCATTTCCACCAGCAACGACGGCTGCAGGCGCTCGCCCAGTACGGCGCGGATGGCGCCCAGCGGGCCGCGGTGCGGCGTCGGCGGGTCGGTGATCTCGGCCACCACGATCTGGCCGGAGCGCGCGCCCATGTCCTTGCCGGGCACGATCATCACGTCTTGATGCACGCGGCGATCGTCCGGGGCGACCAGGGTCACGCCGTTCTCGATCACCACGCGCCCCACCAGCCGCGGCGAGCGTCGCTGCAGCACTTCGACGATGGCGCCCTGTTTGCGGCCACGGCGGTCGATGCCGACCACGCTGGCGAGCACGCGGTCACCGTGCAGCACGGCGCGCATCTGCTGGGGGGAAAGATAGAGGTCGTCGCCGCCGCCATCCGGGCGCAGGAAGCCGTAGCCCTCGGCATTGGCCAGCACCACGCCCTGGATCAGGTCCAGCTTCTGCGCCGGCGCATAGCCGCCACGACGCCCCAGCAGCAGCTGGCCGTCGCGCACCATCGCGCCCAGTCGCTTGCGCAGGGCATTGAGTTCGTATTCGTCATGCAGAGACAGCGCTTCGGCAATGCGGGCCTCGGTCAATAGTTCGCCACGCTCTTCGAGCAGCGCGAGGATCGCCTCGCGGCTGGGGATGGGCCGCTCGTAGCGCTGTGCCTCACGCTCGGCGTGGGGATCATCCAGCACGCCCACGGCCGGTCGCTGTCGCGACGGATCGAGCGTCGCACGCCTGGGACGGGCATTGCCGCCCTTCGGCGGCTTCGGGCCCCGCGTGGCTTCCTGCTTGTTGCGCGGTTCTTTCTTTTTGGTCACTTCCTTGCCTTTGCTTGGTTTCTTGCCTGGTTTATCGGGAACCCGGACCGCGCGAAAGGCGATCCGGAAAAAATTTTTGTGAAGAATAGTTGACAACCTACCAACACATGCCTAATCTACGCGGCTCACGCAGACCACTTTGCGAAGCGTGACACCTGCCCAGGTGGCGGAATTGGTAGACGCACTAGTTTCAGGTACTAGCGGGTAAAACCGTGGAGGTTCGAGTCCTCTCCTGGGCACCAATTATAGAAGAAGCCCGCAGCGATGCGGGCTTTTTCGTTTCCAGCATTTACGTATCGCCAGACTGTTTCGCCACGCGTGTCATCCCGCCACGCGCAGCGCGTTGAGTCCTCCCGTCAGCGAATACACGCTGCGCATGCCTTCGCCGCGCAGCAGCCGTGCGGCGTGACCGCTACGGCGACCGCTGGCGCACACCAGCAGGTAACGACCTTCCGCGAATTCAACCGCGCGCTCGCCCACCTGCGCGGACGGCACGTGCAACACCGCCATGACCGGCATCGGGTCAGTGGCCAGCTCCTCCGCTTCGCGCACGTCCACCACGAGATAGCCGGCGGCCACGGCATCTTCCAGGCGATCGAACACCAGGTCGATGTCGTCTTCCTCGATGGAGCGGGCCAGCGCCTGTCGCGCCACCTCGATGCATCCACCGCGTTCGGCGCAGCCATGCGCTGCGTCGATCGGCAGGTGCTGAATGGTCAGGTCGATCAGGTTCACCAACGACAGCGCGTGCGCGTTGGGCTGCGGCAGCCCCAGCAGCACCTTCAGCGCCTCGGTGGCCTGCATGGCGCCCAGCACGCCGGGCACGGGCCCGAGCACGCCATTGAGCACGCAACTGCCCACGGCTTCCGGCGCGGGCTCCTGCGGCCACAGGCAGCGCAGGCATGGCATGCCGGGCCGGGCGGCGATGAACTGCAGCTGCCCTTCGTACTGGTAGATGCTGGCAAGGATCAGCGGCGTGCCACTGAGCACGGCCGCGTCACTGCTCAGATAGCGACTGCGCATGTCGTCCGTGCATTCCACCACCAGGTCGAACTGGCGGAACACTTCGACTGCGTTGCCCGCGTTCAGCGGTTCCTTCCACGCCTGCACCTGGACGGTCGGGTTGAGCGCCGCCACGCGGCGCGATGCCAGCTCGGCCTTGTAGCCGCCAATATCGCGCGCGTCGTACATCGTCTGCCGGTGCAGGTTGCTGGCGTCGAGACGATCGCCGTCCACGATGCCCAGCGTGCCTACACCCGCGCCCGCGAGATAGCTGATCACCGGACAGCCCAGCCCACCCGCGCCGATCACCAGCACGCGCGAAGCGGAAAGCTTCGCCTGCCCCGCCTCACCCACTTCCCGCAGGCGCATCTGCCGCGAGTAATCGGGAACGAAGGGTTCCACGTGTGCGTGGTGCTGATGATCGTGATGGTGGTGGTGACCTTCGTGTTCGTGCTCGCGATAGACATGCGTGCAGGCCACCCAGTCCGACTCGCCGGTGACGTAGTGCTCTTTTTTCCAGATCGGCAGGCGATGCTTGATCTCGTCGATGATGTAGCGGCAGGCGCGGAACGCTTCGTCGCGATGCGGCGCGGATGCGCCGACCCATACCGCCATGTCGCCGATCTTCAGGTCACCCGTGCGATGCACGCAGCGTGCATCGGTGACGCCGTAGCGTTCGATGGCCTCGGCCACGATGCGATCACCTTCGACCATCGCCAGCTCGGCATAGGCTTCGTAGGAAAGCCCGTCGACTTCGCGACCTTCGTTGCTGTTGCGCACCCAGCCCTCGAACGCGCAGTAACCGCCACTGGACGCGTGGCGCAGCCGCTCGCGCTGGGCCGCCAGGTCAACCGGTACAGCAGAGAGTTCGAAGTGGCTCATCCGCCGGCCACCGGTGGAATGAAGACGATGGTGTCACCGTCGCTCAGCGCGCGATCCCACGGGCTGAACTGGGTATTCACGGCGACCTTCAAGGCATCGGCCATCAGCGAGAACCCGTGCGTGGCGCGCAGTTCTTCATAGAGGTCGCGCAAGGACGTTGCCGATGTGACCACCTGTTCGCCGCTTACGCCGGCTTGCTCGCGCAGCTGCGCGTAGTACTGAAGATTCACCACCGTCATGCCAATGACTCCAGGCGTTGTTGCATGGCTTCGCGCTCCTCGGGGGTGTTCACGTTGTCCAGCGCATCGCCGGGCGCGGGCAGCAGCTTGATGCGGGACTGGATGAGTGCCTTGCGCGGGCAGTAGCTGCCATCCTGATAGCGCTGCAGCAGCCGCGCATGGCTGGACGGTTCCCATATCGCACAGAGCGGCTCCGGCAGGCCGTCGTGGTTGCTGGTGAACACGGTGGCATCGGCCTGCGGGTCGCGTGCATCGATCAATTGGCGCAGCGTGCCGCTGTCCAGCAGCGGCAGGTCGCACGCCAGCACCAGCCACGCCGCGTCAGGGTGTCGAGCCTGTGCGGAAAGGATGCCGGCAGCGGGGCCGATGGCATCATAGGTGTCCACGATCTGCGGCAGGCCGGCACGCAGCGGGTCATCACGCTGGCTGTCGCGCACGGAAACAAAGGCACGTTCGGTCACCGCCTCCAGCAGGCGCCATGCACGCAGCAGCTGGGGTTCGCCGCGATAGGCAAGTATGGCCTTGTCCTGGCGCATGCGCTGGCTGGCGCCGCCACTCAGCAGCAAGCCGTACAACGGAGTAGGTGCCTGACTCATGCGGTCTCCACGGTGCCGAAGTCGCTTTTGCCGCCGGTCTTGGATACCAGCCGGATCTCGCCGATCACGATGTCGTGAGACATCGCTTTGCACATGTCGTAGATGGTGAGTGCGGCCACGCTGGCGCCGGTCAGTGCTTCCATCTCCACGCCGGTGCGCCCGCTGCAGGACACCGTGCAATCGACCAGCGCGTCCACGCCCTCCATGTGGATGGCGATGTCGCATTGGTCGATGGCCAGCGGGTGGCACAGCGGAATCAGCTGCGAGGTCGCCTTGGCACCCATCACGCCGGCAACCTGCGCCACGGTGAGCACGGCGCCCTTGGGCGTGACGTAACCGGCCTCGTGCAGGCGTTGTGCCACCTCCGCCGGGAAGGTAACCCGGGCGCGCGCCTGTGCCGTACGGCGGGTCACGGCCTTGGCCCCGACATCCACCATGCGAGGCTGCTGCTGGTCATCGACGTGGGAAAGCTGGGTGGACATCGAGGTCACGCGTCACTCCGGGTAAAACGCCTGGGGGCATTATCGACCCGGCGCAGGCGGGGGGAAATCAAGGATCTGTCTAAAAGGCCCTGCAGGACAGCGCCGGGCCCGATTTATCCGCCGATATAGTGCATTTCGATCTTGCGGACGACCCTGCCGTGGCGTTCGGCGCGCTCCTCGCTGTAACGGTCGCGGCGGCGCAGCCAAGTATCCCGCAGCAGTTGGCTGATCTCCTCGTCGCCGGCCCCGTCTCGCAGCAGCATGCGCAGGTCAGTGCCCTGGTTGGCGAACAGGCAGGTGTAGAGCACGCCCTCCGAGGAAAGACGCGCGCGCGTGCAGCCGCCGCAGAACGGCTGGCTGATCGACGAAATGGTGCCGATCTCGCCGGTGCCGTCCTCGAAGCGGTAGCGCGTGGCGACCTCGCCCGGGTACTTCGGCGGCACGGCGCGCAGCGGCCAGCGTTCATGGATCAGCTTCACCAGTTCCGCCGACGGCACCACGGCCTGCGGGCGCCAGTCGTTGCGGTTGCCCACGTCCATGTATTCGATGAAGCGCACCACGATGCCGCTGCCGCGAAAGCGTTCGACCAGATCCAGCACCGTGTGCTCGTTGACGCCCCGCTGCACCACGGTGTTGAGCTTCACGCCATGGGGGAAGCCGGCCGCCTGGGCGGCCTCGATACCCGCAAGCACATCGTCCAGCGCACCACGGCCACCGCTCATGCGATGGAACAGCGCAGGATCGAGCGTATCCAGGCTGATGGTGACGCGGTCCAGCCCTGCGTCGCGCAGTTCGGCGGCGTGGCGCGACATCAATACGCCGTTGGTGGTCAGGGCGAGATCGGTAATGCCTTCGATCCGGCGCAGGCGGTTTATCAGCTCGGCCAGATGAGGACGCAGCAGGGGCTCGCCACCGGTCAGGCGAAGCTTGCTGACGCCCAGCGGCGCAGCCAGCCGGCACAGCCGTTCGATCTCATCGAAGCTCAGCCGCTCGTCGTTGCGCAGGAAGGTGAAGTGCTCGCCGTACGTCGACTCCGGCATGCAGTACGGGCAACGGAAATTGCAGCGATCCATCACCGAGATGCGCAGGTCGTGCAGCGGCCGACTCCAATGGTCGACCGGCAGCGCGGCAGTCTCGTTGAGGGCATCGATTGCGTTCATCTCACCACCGGTAGAAGGCCGCCACCGTACCGGCGGGCGCCTTGCCCTGCCCCGGCGGCAACTGCACGAATCCCTGCGTACGTGGCAGGGAAGAAAAATCACCCGACGTGCGTGAAGGTACCGGATAGGCGACCAGGCGACCTGAAGCGTCGCTTTCCACGCGGGCGGGGAGAAAACTGGCCAGCGAGGGGTTGGCGTCCACCGCCTCGCTCAGGCTGACCAGCTCCCTGACCGGTGCAGCCATGCCCTGCGCCGCCAGCAAGGCGGGTCTCGCATAGCGCGTGGCACACACCAGCGCCGATACCGGGTTGCCGGGCAAGGCGAACACCGCCTGCCCGCGCGGGCCAATGCCGAACCACATCGGCTTGCCCGGCTTCTGTGCGATCCGGTGGAACACCTTGCGCACCCCCTGCGCGGCCAGCGCGGCCGGCACGTAATCACGCTGGCCCATCGACACGCCACCGGAGAGCAGCAATACGTCGTGCCGCTCCAGCAACGCGGCGATGCGCTCGCGAGTGGCCGCTTCGTCGTCCACGATGTGCTCCATCGCCACGCGGTCGAAACCATCCATGCGCAATGCGGTGCGCACGGCAGTGTCGTTGGAACGGCGGATCTGGCCTTCACCCAACGCCGCACCGACATCCACCAGTTCGTCGCCGGTGGACACGATGGCCACCGAAGGCACGGATGCCACTTCCACGTTCGCCACGCCGTTGGCTGCCAGCAAGGCCATTTCGGCCGGGCCCAGCCGCATGCCCGGCGACAGCAGGCGCGCGCCCTGCACGCAATCGGAACCGCGGCGGTGAATGAACTGCCCGGCGAACGGATGGCAGTCGTCGCCCAGCACATAGTCGTCGCCGTCGCGGCGCACCTGCTCCACCGGAATCACGCAATCACTGCCGTGCGGCAGCATGGCACCCGTGGTGACTTCCAGGCAGTCGCCCTCACCGGACAACGACTGCCGTCGCATGCCGGCCATCTGCGCCCCGGCCACGTGCAGGCGCTGCGGCAAGGTCTCCGACCAGAGGGTGGCAATGCCATCCATCATCACGCGGTCAAAGGGCGGATGGTCGTGCTCCGCATGCACGGATTGCCGCAGTACCCGCCCTGCTGCATCGTCCAGACGCACGCGCTCACTGCCAAACGAAGGCATATGTTCGGCGATCAAGGCTTCCGCCTGACTGACGCTGATCAATTCGCTCATGGTCCCTGCCATGCAAGGGAAAAAGGCTGCACGCCACGCAGCATAGCGCGCCCGTCAAAGCCCCAGCGCAACGGCCTTCACCTGTGCCCAGGCCGTGCCGCCCGGCGCAAGCGCCAGCGCGTGCCAGGAACGCCGGGTGACGCGCGCCAGCAGGATGCTGCCGCCCACATCCAGTTGCACGAGCACCTGGGAAGGATGGTCGGCGTCGGCCACGGCGACAATACGGCATGGCAACTGGTTGAGTGCGCTGGTGCCTTCGTGCGGGGTTGTGGTCAGCACCACGTCCCGCGCGCCGATGCGGCAGCGCAAGCGCTGGCCGACCGTTTCGTGGCGATAAGGCAACCATAGCCGCCCACCCGCGAACTCCAGCGCAATCAGTTGGTCGTGTGCGTCATAGTCCACCACCTGGCCATCGATCACCGCGCCCATGGCCTCGCCCAGCGCCGGCGGCAGGTCCAGCCGGGTCAACGTGTCCTGCAGCGAGCCCTGTGCGACCACGTGCCCGGCTTCCATCAGCACCAGGTGATCCGCCAGGCGAGCCACTTCATCCACGTTGTGGCTGACGTAGATCATCGGTACCCGCAGCGTGTCATGCAGGGCTTCCAGGCTGCCCAAAAGATCGGTGCGGGCCGTGCCGTCGAGGGCTGAAAGGGGTTCGTCGAACAACAGCAGTGCGGGATCGGACAGCAGCGCCCGCACCATCGACACGCGCTGCCGTTCGCCGCCGGACAAGGTATCGACGTGGCGCGCCAGCAAGGCGCGCAGGCCGAAGCGGTCGATCAGGCCCTCGCGATCCAGATGGGCAGGCCGCCCCGCGCGGCGAAAACCGAAGTCCAGGTTGCCCGCCACGTTGAGGTGGGTGAACAGGCCAGGCTCCTGGAACACATAGCCGATGCGGCGCTGATGCGGCGGCACGAACGCGCGATGCAGGGTGTCCTGCCACACCGCCGACCCGAAGCTCACCCGCCCGACAGCATCGCGCTCAAGACCTGCCACGGCACGCAGGCAACTGGTCTTGCCGGCGCCCGACGGCCCGAACAAGGCGGTAATGCCCTGCGCCGGCAGGCTCAGGTCGATCTCGAACGCCAGCGCGCCACGCCGCCAGGTGAGCTTGGCCTCCAGCCCGTGCGACTCAGTCATGCGCCTGCCTGCGCGTGCGCAACAGCGACATGGCGAGCAAGGCCGCGAATGAAACCACCAGCAGGCACAGCGAGAGCACGTTCGCCTGGTGGTATTCCCCCGCCTGCACGTGGTCATAGATGCGCATGGAAAGCACGCGCGTCTGGCCGGGGATATTGCCGCCAATCATCAGCACCACGCCGAACTCGCCCACCGTATGAGCGAAACCCAGCACGGCCGCCGTGAGGACGCCCGGCCACGCCAGCGGCAAGGCGACACTGAAGAAGCGATCCAGCGGGCCGGCGCGCAGGCAGGCCGCCACTTCCAGCGGGCGCCTGCCCACGGATTCGAAGGCATTGTGCAGCGGCTGCACCACGAACGGCAGCGAATAGATCATGGAGGCAACCACCAGCCCCTTGAAGGTAAATGGCAGCGCCGCCAGCCCCAGCGCCGCCATGGTCCGACCCACCACGCCGTTGGGGCCCAGCAACATGAGCAGGTAGAAACCCAGCACCGTAGGTGGCAGCACCAGCGGCAAGGCCACCACGGCAGCCAGCGGGCGCCGCCAGCGCGACCGCGTATGCGCCAGCCACCAGGCCAGCGGCATGCCCAGCAGCAACAAGAGCACAGTGACCGTACTCGCCAGCCGCAGGGTCAAGCCGAGCGCCTCCATGTCCGGTTCAGTCAGCAAGGCCATCGATGCGGCTCAGGGGGCGTTTTCCACGGGAAGGTTGAAGCCGTAGCGCGACAGGATGGCCTTGCCCTGCCCGCCCTGCACGTAACTGGCAAAGTCCTTGGCCAGCGCATTGGCTGCACCGCGCCGGGTGATCACGAAGCTCTGCTTCAAGGGCTCATAGAGCGACGACGGCACCGGCGCGGAACTGCCTTTGACGGGTGAGTTGATCACCAGCGACTCGGCCACCAGCCCCACCTGCGCGTTGCCGCTCTGCGCGAACTGCGCGGTCTGGCCAATGTTGTCGCCAAACACCAGGCGCGACTGCACTTTGTCCCACACGCCTGCCGCGCGCAGCGCCTGCTCGGCCCGCTTGCCATAAGGCGCATGCTGCGGATTGGCGATGGCGATGCGGCCGAAGCGCGGCTGCGCCAGGTCAGCCACCTGCACGCCCCGCATGTCGATGCTGGCGCTCCACATCACCAGATGGCCCAGCGCATAAGGGACCGGCGTGCCGCCCGCCTTGCCGTGTTCCACCAACTGCTGCGGGTAGTTGCTGTCGGCGGAGAAGAAGATCTCGAACGGCGCCCCCTGCTCGATCTGGGTCAGCAAATTTCCGGAGGAACCGTACACCACGTCGACCTTGCTCGCGGGATGATCGTGGCGATAGGCCGCGACCACTTCGTCCATCGCCTGATGCAGGTCCGCCGCTGCGGCAACGGTGATGTGCTCGTCGGCAGGTGCGGCCATCGACGACGAGGCCCACGCCACTCCCAGTGCCAGCAGGCCCTGCAACCAACGGCGCTTCATCATGTCGCTCCTTTCACCCGGCCGGGCAGAGGCGCCGAGAGTAGCCCAAGGTGGCCGGTGTACGTGTCTATTTGGCGCGACGATGGCGCACGCTGTCACGCACGTCCACGTCGAACAACAGGGTCAGCGGCTTGCCGTCCCCGCTTTCCAGCTCGAAGCTGAGTCCGTCGCGCGTGGGCAGCACGGCTGCGTGCTCGCGCACCGAGGCTTCGGGCAGGTCGATCGACCAGGCGTCCGGCTGCCCACTGAAGCGCGCCGCCGCTCCTGCCACCGCACGCACAGTGCAGGACAGCGACATGGTGTGCGTAAAGCGCGTGTGCAGCACCACCGGCTGGCCGGTCAACAAGGTGGCCAGCTCTTCTTCGCCAATGCGCACGCGCAACTTCTGCCCTTCAATCTGCAATTTCATGATGCGACTCCCGATGAATCGAGCACGCCGGGAAATGGCGCGCCCGAATGCAGGCCGGTAACGACCACCCGCGTCCCTGCCTCCAGCGCACCGCCTTCTTCGGACAGCACCACCCAGGCTCCGGCCTGCGAGAACGGCTGGATGCGGAACGGCTGCTGCTGGGCCAGCACCTGCGCATGCAGGCGGCCGGTTTCGTCCTGGCTCACGCTGGCGCGCAGGAAATGACGCAGGCCCGGCTTGGGCTGCTGCGGCGTATCGAGCATGGCGTGCCACTGCGGCTCGGGGCCCTGCCCGCGCATCGCGCGCAATACCGGCGTGATGAAGAACCGCAACCCCACGCCTACCGCCATGGGTGTGCCGGGCAAGGCGAAGACCATCGCGTCATCCAGCACGGCGACCAGCTGCGGCTTGCCCGGACGAATGGCGACCTTGTGGAACAGCACGCGCGCACCGAGTTCCGCCAGGGCATCGGGCACAAAGTCATAGCGCCCCATGGAAACGGCGCCGGTGGTCACGATGAGGTCGGCGCCGGCACCGCGCGCACGCTGCACGGCGCTGACAAAGGTGGGCCCGGTGTCGTCCACG
The nucleotide sequence above comes from Dyella telluris. Encoded proteins:
- a CDS encoding ThiF family adenylyltransferase, with the translated sequence MSHFELSAVPVDLAAQRERLRHASSGGYCAFEGWVRNSNEGREVDGLSYEAYAELAMVEGDRIVAEAIERYGVTDARCVHRTGDLKIGDMAVWVGASAPHRDEAFRACRYIIDEIKHRLPIWKKEHYVTGESDWVACTHVYREHEHEGHHHHHDHQHHAHVEPFVPDYSRQMRLREVGEAGQAKLSASRVLVIGAGGLGCPVISYLAGAGVGTLGIVDGDRLDASNLHRQTMYDARDIGGYKAELASRRVAALNPTVQVQAWKEPLNAGNAVEVFRQFDLVVECTDDMRSRYLSSDAAVLSGTPLILASIYQYEGQLQFIAARPGMPCLRCLWPQEPAPEAVGSCVLNGVLGPVPGVLGAMQATEALKVLLGLPQPNAHALSLVNLIDLTIQHLPIDAAHGCAERGGCIEVARQALARSIEEDDIDLVFDRLEDAVAAGYLVVDVREAEELATDPMPVMAVLHVPSAQVGERAVEFAEGRYLLVCASGRRSGHAARLLRGEGMRSVYSLTGGLNALRVAG
- the modA gene encoding molybdate ABC transporter substrate-binding protein — encoded protein: MMKRRWLQGLLALGVAWASSSMAAPADEHITVAAAADLHQAMDEVVAAYRHDHPASKVDVVYGSSGNLLTQIEQGAPFEIFFSADSNYPQQLVEHGKAGGTPVPYALGHLVMWSASIDMRGVQVADLAQPRFGRIAIANPQHAPYGKRAEQALRAAGVWDKVQSRLVFGDNIGQTAQFAQSGNAQVGLVAESLVINSPVKGSSAPVPSSLYEPLKQSFVITRRGAANALAKDFASYVQGGQGKAILSRYGFNLPVENAP
- a CDS encoding molybdopterin molybdotransferase MoeA — protein: MSELISVSQAEALIAEHMPSFGSERVRLDDAAGRVLRQSVHAEHDHPPFDRVMMDGIATLWSETLPQRLHVAGAQMAGMRRQSLSGEGDCLEVTTGAMLPHGSDCVIPVEQVRRDGDDYVLGDDCHPFAGQFIHRRGSDCVQGARLLSPGMRLGPAEMALLAANGVANVEVASVPSVAIVSTGDELVDVGAALGEGQIRRSNDTAVRTALRMDGFDRVAMEHIVDDEAATRERIAALLERHDVLLLSGGVSMGQRDYVPAALAAQGVRKVFHRIAQKPGKPMWFGIGPRGQAVFALPGNPVSALVCATRYARPALLAAQGMAAPVRELVSLSEAVDANPSLASFLPARVESDASGRLVAYPVPSRTSGDFSSLPRTQGFVQLPPGQGKAPAGTVAAFYRW
- a CDS encoding NTP transferase domain-containing protein, which codes for MSQAPTPLYGLLLSGGASQRMRQDKAILAYRGEPQLLRAWRLLEAVTERAFVSVRDSQRDDPLRAGLPQIVDTYDAIGPAAGILSAQARHPDAAWLVLACDLPLLDSGTLRQLIDARDPQADATVFTSNHDGLPEPLCAIWEPSSHARLLQRYQDGSYCPRKALIQSRIKLLPAPGDALDNVNTPEEREAMQQRLESLA
- the moaC gene encoding cyclic pyranopterin monophosphate synthase MoaC, translated to MSTQLSHVDDQQQPRMVDVGAKAVTRRTAQARARVTFPAEVAQRLHEAGYVTPKGAVLTVAQVAGVMGAKATSQLIPLCHPLAIDQCDIAIHMEGVDALVDCTVSCSGRTGVEMEALTGASVAALTIYDMCKAMSHDIVIGEIRLVSKTGGKSDFGTVETA
- the modB gene encoding molybdate ABC transporter permease subunit, with product MALLTEPDMEALGLTLRLASTVTVLLLLLGMPLAWWLAHTRSRWRRPLAAVVALPLVLPPTVLGFYLLMLLGPNGVVGRTMAALGLAALPFTFKGLVVASMIYSLPFVVQPLHNAFESVGRRPLEVAACLRAGPLDRFFSVALPLAWPGVLTAAVLGFAHTVGEFGVVLMIGGNIPGQTRVLSMRIYDHVQAGEYHQANVLSLCLLVVSFAALLAMSLLRTRRQAHD
- a CDS encoding MoaD/ThiS family protein → MTVVNLQYYAQLREQAGVSGEQVVTSATSLRDLYEELRATHGFSLMADALKVAVNTQFSPWDRALSDGDTIVFIPPVAGG
- the modC gene encoding molybdenum ABC transporter ATP-binding protein translates to MTESHGLEAKLTWRRGALAFEIDLSLPAQGITALFGPSGAGKTSCLRAVAGLERDAVGRVSFGSAVWQDTLHRAFVPPHQRRIGYVFQEPGLFTHLNVAGNLDFGFRRAGRPAHLDREGLIDRFGLRALLARHVDTLSGGERQRVSMVRALLSDPALLLFDEPLSALDGTARTDLLGSLEALHDTLRVPMIYVSHNVDEVARLADHLVLMEAGHVVAQGSLQDTLTRLDLPPALGEAMGAVIDGQVVDYDAHDQLIALEFAGGRLWLPYRHETVGQRLRCRIGARDVVLTTTPHEGTSALNQLPCRIVAVADADHPSQVLVQLDVGGSILLARVTRRSWHALALAPGGTAWAQVKAVALGL
- a CDS encoding DUF7009 family protein; translated protein: MKLQIEGQKLRVRIGEEELATLLTGQPVVLHTRFTHTMSLSCTVRAVAGAAARFSGQPDAWSIDLPEASVREHAAVLPTRDGLSFELESGDGKPLTLLFDVDVRDSVRHRRAK
- the moaA gene encoding GTP 3',8-cyclase MoaA, whose protein sequence is MNAIDALNETAALPVDHWSRPLHDLRISVMDRCNFRCPYCMPESTYGEHFTFLRNDERLSFDEIERLCRLAAPLGVSKLRLTGGEPLLRPHLAELINRLRRIEGITDLALTTNGVLMSRHAAELRDAGLDRVTISLDTLDPALFHRMSGGRGALDDVLAGIEAAQAAGFPHGVKLNTVVQRGVNEHTVLDLVERFRGSGIVVRFIEYMDVGNRNDWRPQAVVPSAELVKLIHERWPLRAVPPKYPGEVATRYRFEDGTGEIGTISSISQPFCGGCTRARLSSEGVLYTCLFANQGTDLRMLLRDGAGDEEISQLLRDTWLRRRDRYSEERAERHGRVVRKIEMHYIGG